In Mesorhizobium sp. 113-3-3, a genomic segment contains:
- a CDS encoding ABC transporter permease has protein sequence MSSPILKLIAQRIALGILLLLAISVLIFAGTQILPGDVAQAILGQSATPESLANLREQLGLNDPAYVRYFHWLGGVLTGDLGTAMSSGQDIATSIKGRLWNTLFLAFWAAVVAVPLAIILGLIAVRYRNGWVDKLISGLALASTSFPEFFIGYLLVYFFAVKWQIFPAISTVYDGMPLGERMQAIALPATALTLVVLAHMMRMTRAAILNVMQSAYVETAELKGLSAFAVIRKHAFPNAIAPIINVVMLNLAYLIVGVVVVEVIFVYPGMGQYLVDHVTKRDVPVVQAVGLIFAAVYISLNIIADIAAIVANPRLRHPK, from the coding sequence ATGTCCTCACCCATCCTGAAGCTAATTGCCCAGCGCATCGCGCTGGGCATCCTCCTTTTGCTGGCCATTTCGGTCCTGATCTTCGCCGGCACGCAAATCCTGCCCGGCGACGTCGCGCAAGCCATTCTGGGACAATCGGCGACGCCGGAGTCGCTCGCCAATCTGCGCGAGCAACTCGGGCTGAACGACCCGGCTTATGTCAGATATTTCCACTGGCTGGGCGGCGTGCTGACCGGCGACCTCGGCACGGCCATGTCGAGCGGCCAGGACATCGCCACCTCGATCAAGGGCCGGCTGTGGAACACGCTGTTCCTCGCCTTCTGGGCGGCGGTCGTGGCCGTGCCGCTGGCGATCATCCTCGGCCTGATTGCGGTGCGCTATCGCAACGGCTGGGTCGACAAGCTGATCTCCGGGCTGGCGCTTGCCTCGACCTCCTTTCCGGAATTCTTCATCGGCTACCTCCTGGTCTATTTCTTCGCGGTGAAATGGCAGATATTCCCCGCCATCTCGACCGTCTATGATGGCATGCCTTTGGGCGAGCGGATGCAGGCCATCGCGCTGCCGGCAACGGCGCTGACGCTGGTGGTGCTCGCCCACATGATGCGCATGACCCGCGCGGCAATCCTCAACGTCATGCAGTCGGCCTATGTCGAGACGGCGGAGCTCAAAGGGCTTTCGGCCTTCGCGGTCATCCGCAAGCACGCCTTCCCGAACGCCATCGCGCCGATCATCAACGTCGTCATGCTCAACCTCGCCTATCTCATCGTCGGCGTCGTCGTGGTCGAGGTGATCTTCGTCTATCCCGGCATGGGACAGTATCTGGTCGATCACGTCACCAAGCGCGACGTGCCGGTGGTGCAGGCGGTCGGCCTGATCTTCGCCGCCGTCTACATCAGCCTGAACATCATCGCGGACATTGCGGCGATCGTCGCCAATCCGCGTCTCAGACATCCAAAGTGA
- a CDS encoding ABC transporter substrate-binding protein, whose protein sequence is MSNELEFLSRHVAAGKLSRRDFLGRAAALGIAAPFANSLLSSAARAAGPVKGGTLKAGLVGGESTNSLDPALFMTQVPFAFGKCWGEMIVELSPEGKLENRIAEDIGSSKDAKVWTLKIRDGVEFHNGKTVTAEDVAATLERHSDEKSKSGALGYMKGIETIKASGKEVVLTLKEANADLPYLLSDYHLIVQPNGGKDKADAGISAGPYVVKTNEPGVRHGGERFANYWQGDKMGHADQIEIVVINDATARTAALQGGQVNMINRVEPKIVDLIKRVPGVTIRNHAGPGHYVFIMHCNTAPFDNNDLRMALKLAIDREEMLTKVLRGYGSLGNDFPINASYPLFTEIEQRKYDPDKAKFHYKKSGHDGTVLLRTSDVAFPGAVDASQLFQQSAAKAGIKIELKREPGDGYWNEVWNKQPFCASYWGGRSTQDQMYSTAYLSTADWNDTRFKRPDFDKMVLAARAELDDAKRKQMYHDMAVLVRDEGGLILPMFNQFIDATGAKVDGWVDDPHQELMNGYALAKCWLQA, encoded by the coding sequence ATGTCGAATGAACTCGAATTCCTTAGCCGGCATGTTGCAGCGGGCAAGCTGAGCCGTCGCGATTTTCTCGGCCGGGCGGCAGCGCTCGGCATCGCGGCACCCTTCGCCAACTCCCTGCTTTCAAGCGCAGCGCGTGCGGCAGGCCCGGTCAAGGGTGGCACGCTGAAAGCCGGCCTGGTCGGCGGCGAATCCACCAACAGTCTCGATCCCGCCCTGTTCATGACGCAGGTGCCGTTCGCCTTCGGCAAGTGCTGGGGTGAAATGATCGTCGAGCTTTCGCCCGAGGGCAAGCTCGAGAACCGCATCGCCGAAGACATCGGCTCATCCAAGGACGCCAAGGTCTGGACGCTGAAGATCCGCGACGGCGTCGAGTTCCACAACGGCAAGACCGTGACCGCCGAGGACGTTGCCGCCACGCTCGAACGCCATTCCGACGAGAAGTCGAAATCAGGCGCTCTCGGCTACATGAAGGGCATCGAGACCATCAAGGCCAGCGGTAAGGAAGTGGTGCTGACGCTGAAGGAGGCCAATGCCGACCTTCCCTATTTGCTCAGCGACTATCACCTGATCGTTCAGCCCAATGGCGGCAAGGACAAGGCCGATGCCGGCATTTCGGCCGGCCCTTATGTGGTCAAGACCAACGAGCCCGGCGTGCGTCATGGCGGCGAGCGCTTCGCCAACTACTGGCAAGGCGACAAGATGGGCCATGCCGACCAGATCGAGATCGTCGTCATCAACGATGCGACGGCACGCACCGCCGCCCTGCAGGGCGGCCAGGTCAACATGATCAACCGCGTCGAGCCGAAGATCGTCGACCTGATCAAGCGCGTGCCGGGTGTGACCATCCGCAACCATGCGGGACCGGGCCACTATGTTTTCATCATGCATTGCAATACGGCGCCGTTCGACAACAACGACCTGCGCATGGCGCTGAAGCTCGCGATCGACCGCGAGGAGATGCTGACCAAGGTGCTGCGCGGCTACGGCTCGCTCGGCAACGACTTCCCGATCAACGCGTCCTATCCGCTGTTCACCGAGATCGAGCAGCGCAAGTACGATCCCGACAAGGCCAAGTTCCACTACAAGAAGTCAGGCCATGACGGCACCGTGCTGCTGCGGACCTCGGACGTCGCCTTCCCGGGCGCAGTCGATGCCTCGCAGCTCTTCCAGCAGAGCGCCGCCAAGGCCGGCATCAAGATCGAGCTCAAGCGCGAGCCCGGCGACGGTTACTGGAACGAGGTCTGGAACAAGCAGCCCTTCTGCGCTTCCTACTGGGGCGGACGCTCGACGCAGGACCAGATGTACTCGACGGCCTATCTGTCGACCGCGGACTGGAACGACACGCGCTTCAAGCGCCCGGACTTCGACAAGATGGTGCTGGCGGCGCGCGCCGAGCTCGACGATGCCAAGCGCAAGCAGATGTACCACGACATGGCGGTGCTGGTGCGCGACGAAGGCGGCCTGATCCTGCCGATGTTCAACCAGTTCATCGACGCCACCGGCGCCAAGGTCGATGGCTGGGTGGACGATCCGCACCAGGAACTGATGAACGGTTACGCCCTGGCGAAGTGCTGGCTGCAGGCCTGA
- a CDS encoding ABC transporter permease codes for MLDIKRIPIPALIGLVLTALFVLAAILAPWISPHDNAEIVGDVWEPMSAAHWLGTDNLGRDLLSRMIYGARITLFIAVLATALSFSLGAILGFSAAVFGGWFDTILSRLVDLLMSIPTLIMGLVVLSVLPTNLVTLILVMGILDSTRVYRLSRAVAVDINVMDYVEAAKLRGEGSAWIIFREILPNALSPLVSELGLRFIYAVLFLSTLSFLGLGVQPPDADWGGMVKENKDGIVFGIAAALIPAAAIAALAISVNLVADWILNRTTSLKGGRG; via the coding sequence ATGCTCGATATAAAACGCATCCCCATCCCCGCGCTGATCGGACTGGTGCTGACGGCGCTGTTCGTGCTGGCGGCGATCTTGGCACCGTGGATCTCGCCGCACGACAATGCCGAGATCGTCGGCGACGTCTGGGAACCGATGTCGGCGGCGCATTGGCTGGGCACCGACAATCTCGGCCGCGATCTCTTGTCTCGCATGATCTACGGCGCGCGCATTACCTTGTTCATCGCCGTGCTGGCCACGGCGCTGTCCTTCTCGCTCGGCGCCATACTTGGTTTCTCGGCGGCGGTGTTCGGCGGCTGGTTCGACACCATCCTGTCGCGCCTTGTCGATCTCCTGATGTCGATCCCGACACTGATCATGGGCCTGGTCGTGCTTTCCGTGCTGCCGACAAACCTGGTGACGCTGATCCTGGTCATGGGCATTCTCGACTCGACCCGTGTCTATCGCCTGTCACGTGCGGTCGCCGTCGACATCAACGTCATGGATTACGTCGAGGCCGCCAAGCTGCGCGGCGAAGGCAGCGCCTGGATCATCTTCCGCGAGATCCTGCCCAATGCGCTGTCGCCGCTGGTTTCGGAACTCGGCCTGCGCTTCATCTATGCGGTGCTGTTCCTGTCGACGCTGTCCTTCCTCGGCCTTGGCGTGCAGCCACCGGACGCCGACTGGGGCGGCATGGTCAAGGAGAACAAGGACGGCATCGTCTTCGGCATCGCCGCGGCACTCATTCCTGCGGCAGCGATCGCGGCGCTCGCCATCTCGGTCAACCTTGTCGCCGACTGGATCCTCAACCGCACGACAAGCCTGAAGGGAGGACGCGGGTGA
- a CDS encoding nucleoside deaminase, producing the protein MTDVSLIDRLLDVIEHDIVPKTAEGVTHGNKLFGAAILRKDDRSLVLAETNNEIENPLWHGEVHCLKRFYEMPKAERVDTKDALFVATHEPCSLCLSAITWTGFDNFYYLFSHEDSRDSFAIPHDLKILKEVFTLDPGGYNAENAYWKSFSIRRLVRTLPEAERQRLEARIGKISACYDELSSTYQASKSENDIPLN; encoded by the coding sequence ACGACATCGTGCCGAAGACGGCCGAGGGCGTTACCCATGGCAACAAGCTGTTCGGCGCCGCGATCCTGCGCAAGGACGACCGCTCACTGGTGCTGGCCGAGACCAACAACGAGATCGAAAACCCGCTCTGGCATGGCGAGGTGCATTGCCTGAAGCGGTTCTACGAGATGCCGAAAGCCGAGCGCGTCGACACCAAGGATGCCCTGTTCGTCGCCACGCATGAGCCCTGCTCGCTCTGCCTGTCGGCGATCACCTGGACCGGCTTCGACAATTTCTACTACCTCTTCAGCCACGAGGATTCGCGCGACAGTTTTGCCATCCCGCACGACCTGAAGATCCTGAAAGAGGTCTTCACCCTCGACCCCGGCGGCTACAATGCCGAGAACGCCTATTGGAAGAGTTTTTCCATCCGCAGGCTGGTGCGGACACTGCCCGAGGCGGAGCGCCAGCGGCTTGAGGCGCGCATCGGCAAGATCTCGGCGTGTTACGACGAGCTATCCAGCACCTATCAGGCGAGCAAGAGCGAAAACGACATTCCGCTGAATTGA
- a CDS encoding ABC transporter substrate-binding protein gives MKTELDHLAELAGQGRISRRDFLGRTAALGVSAALATTLAGKAFAQTPVKGGILKAGLQGGESTNSLDPALNLSQVTFSFGKQWGEYLVRLMPDNSLTNMIAQEIGASKDAKTWTIKVRDGIEFHNGKTVAAEDIAATIERHADEKSKSGALGILKNIKGVKASGKEVIVTLGDADADFPYLMADYHLVIQPNGGKDNPNAGISAGPYKVTVNQPGVRHGGERFANYWQGDKMGHADQIEIVVINDATARLAALQGGQVHMINRVEPKVVDLVKRIPGVSIENVSGKGYYPFNMFCDTAPFDNNDLRMALKLAMDREEMLTKILRGYGSVGNDFPINEAYPLFSADIEQRKFDPEKAAALYKKSGHSGPILLRTSDVAFPGAVDAAQLYQQSCAKAGIKIEIKREPGDGYWSEVWNKQPFSLSYWGGRATQDQMYSTGYVSTADWNDTRFKRPEFDKMLLAARGELDQAKRKAIYHDMAVLMRDEGGLIVPFFNQFIDAAATNKISGFAKSPIGEMMDGYALAECWLNA, from the coding sequence ATGAAGACGGAACTCGACCATCTCGCTGAGCTCGCCGGCCAAGGCCGGATATCGCGCCGCGACTTCCTTGGCCGCACGGCGGCGCTGGGTGTGTCGGCAGCGCTGGCAACGACGCTGGCCGGGAAAGCCTTCGCACAGACGCCGGTCAAGGGCGGCATCCTCAAGGCCGGCCTGCAGGGCGGCGAGTCGACCAACAGCCTCGACCCCGCGCTGAACCTCAGCCAGGTCACCTTCAGCTTCGGCAAGCAGTGGGGCGAATATCTCGTTCGGCTGATGCCCGACAACAGCCTGACCAATATGATCGCGCAGGAGATCGGCGCCTCCAAGGATGCCAAGACCTGGACGATCAAGGTGCGCGACGGGATCGAATTCCACAATGGCAAGACCGTTGCCGCCGAAGACATCGCCGCCACCATCGAGCGCCATGCCGACGAAAAGTCCAAATCCGGCGCGCTCGGCATCCTCAAGAACATCAAGGGCGTCAAGGCAAGCGGCAAGGAAGTCATCGTCACGCTCGGCGATGCCGACGCCGACTTCCCCTATCTGATGGCCGACTATCACCTCGTCATCCAGCCCAATGGCGGCAAGGACAACCCCAATGCCGGCATCAGCGCCGGTCCCTACAAGGTCACCGTCAACCAGCCGGGCGTGCGCCATGGCGGCGAGCGCTTCGCCAATTACTGGCAGGGCGACAAAATGGGCCATGCCGACCAGATCGAGATCGTCGTCATCAATGACGCCACCGCGCGGCTGGCCGCGCTGCAGGGCGGCCAGGTGCACATGATCAACCGCGTCGAGCCCAAGGTCGTCGACCTGGTCAAGCGCATCCCGGGCGTCAGCATCGAGAACGTGTCGGGCAAGGGCTATTACCCGTTCAACATGTTCTGCGACACCGCGCCCTTCGACAACAACGACCTGCGCATGGCGCTGAAACTCGCCATGGACCGCGAGGAGATGCTGACGAAGATCCTGCGCGGCTATGGCTCGGTCGGCAACGACTTCCCTATCAACGAAGCCTACCCGCTGTTTTCGGCCGACATCGAACAGCGCAAGTTCGACCCGGAGAAGGCGGCCGCTCTCTACAAGAAGTCGGGCCACAGCGGCCCGATCCTGCTGCGCACTTCCGACGTCGCCTTCCCCGGCGCCGTCGACGCCGCCCAGCTCTATCAGCAGTCCTGCGCCAAGGCCGGCATCAAGATCGAGATCAAGCGCGAGCCCGGCGACGGCTACTGGTCGGAAGTCTGGAACAAGCAGCCCTTCTCGCTCTCCTACTGGGGCGGTCGCGCGACGCAGGACCAGATGTATTCCACCGGCTACGTCTCGACCGCCGACTGGAACGACACGCGCTTCAAGCGGCCGGAGTTCGACAAGATGCTGCTTGCTGCGCGCGGCGAGCTCGACCAGGCCAAGCGCAAGGCGATCTACCACGACATGGCGGTGCTGATGCGCGACGAAGGCGGCCTGATCGTGCCGTTCTTCAACCAGTTCATCGATGCCGCCGCCACCAACAAGATCAGCGGCTTTGCCAAGAGCCCTATCGGCGAGATGATGGATGGCTACGCGCTGGCCGAGTGCTGGCTCAACGCTTAG
- a CDS encoding CocE/NonD family hydrolase → MKTITEFPRKVVEFPDMGIVMPDGCRLSARVWMPADAGDDPVPVILEHLPYRKRDGTIFRDQLTHPYFAGHGYASIRVDMRGNGDSEGLMDDEYSEQELQDACDVIAWAAAQPWCNGNVGMMGISWGGFNCLQVAAKQPPALKAVISLCSTVDRYADDIHYKGGCLLIENFGWASTMLSYSSRPPDPLIAGDNRWRDLWLTRLENQPFLLPLWLSHQHRDAYWKRGSICEDFSAVKAAVLSIGGWHDGYRNTISNLVSNIEAPVKGIVGPWIHKYPHYAGPQPAIGFLQEALRWWDRWLKDAETGVEDDPAYRAYVMDSVRPARWHPERPGRWVAEKEWPSPAIKAQTIELLAKGSKPAIVASPQTCGLAGGEYFPFTFGPELPGDQRPDDALSVCFDQPELTEAIDIVGAPEVEVTLASDRPQANIAVRLCDVHPDGASELISYGVLNLTHRDSHEFPQALVPGETVSARVVLDQCAYRVPAGHRLRIAVSNAYWPAIWPSPEPVQLTLSAARLALPLRPLATGNEATFAEPEGAAPWATETIRAANSERHVDRDEKTGIVTLSIADDFGAVRDLDHGLVNGSIARETWTIHPDNPSSASGKTHWTQTLSRNGWSVRTETWAEMRSDAQNFIVSARIEAYEGEKIVFERDFEEKIPRALV, encoded by the coding sequence ATGAAAACCATCACCGAATTTCCCCGCAAGGTCGTCGAATTCCCCGATATGGGCATCGTCATGCCGGATGGCTGCCGGCTGTCGGCGCGGGTGTGGATGCCGGCGGATGCCGGCGATGATCCGGTGCCAGTCATCCTCGAGCACCTGCCCTACCGCAAGCGCGACGGCACCATTTTTCGCGACCAGCTGACGCATCCCTATTTCGCCGGCCACGGCTACGCATCGATCCGCGTCGACATGCGCGGCAATGGCGATTCCGAAGGGCTGATGGACGACGAATATTCCGAGCAGGAATTGCAGGATGCCTGCGACGTCATTGCCTGGGCGGCGGCTCAGCCCTGGTGCAACGGCAATGTCGGCATGATGGGCATTTCCTGGGGCGGCTTCAACTGTCTGCAGGTGGCGGCCAAGCAGCCGCCGGCGCTGAAGGCAGTGATCAGCCTGTGTTCGACCGTCGACCGCTATGCCGACGACATCCACTACAAGGGCGGCTGCCTGCTGATCGAGAATTTCGGCTGGGCGTCGACGATGCTCTCCTATTCGTCGCGGCCGCCGGACCCGCTGATCGCCGGCGACAACAGATGGCGCGATCTGTGGCTGACGCGGCTGGAGAACCAGCCTTTCCTTTTGCCGCTGTGGCTCAGCCACCAGCACCGCGACGCCTATTGGAAGCGCGGTTCGATCTGCGAGGATTTTTCGGCCGTCAAGGCGGCTGTTCTGTCGATCGGCGGCTGGCATGACGGGTACCGCAACACGATCTCCAACCTCGTCAGCAACATCGAGGCGCCGGTCAAAGGCATTGTCGGGCCCTGGATCCACAAATACCCGCATTATGCCGGGCCTCAGCCGGCCATCGGCTTCCTGCAGGAGGCGCTGCGCTGGTGGGACCGCTGGCTGAAGGACGCCGAGACCGGCGTCGAGGACGATCCCGCCTACCGCGCCTATGTGATGGACAGCGTGCGCCCGGCGCGTTGGCATCCAGAGCGGCCCGGCCGCTGGGTGGCGGAGAAAGAATGGCCGTCGCCCGCGATCAAGGCCCAGACGATCGAACTGCTGGCCAAGGGGAGCAAGCCGGCCATCGTCGCCTCGCCACAGACCTGCGGCCTCGCCGGCGGCGAGTATTTTCCGTTCACCTTCGGCCCGGAATTGCCTGGTGATCAGCGCCCCGACGATGCGCTGTCGGTGTGTTTCGACCAGCCGGAACTGACCGAGGCCATCGACATTGTCGGCGCGCCGGAAGTCGAGGTCACGCTCGCCTCCGACCGCCCGCAGGCCAACATCGCGGTCAGGCTCTGCGACGTGCATCCCGACGGCGCCTCGGAGCTGATCTCCTATGGCGTGCTCAATTTGACGCACCGCGATTCGCATGAATTCCCTCAGGCCCTGGTGCCGGGCGAGACGGTCTCGGCGCGCGTCGTGCTCGATCAATGCGCCTATCGCGTGCCGGCCGGCCACCGCCTACGCATTGCCGTGTCGAACGCCTACTGGCCTGCCATCTGGCCCTCGCCGGAGCCGGTGCAGCTGACCTTGTCGGCGGCGAGACTGGCTCTGCCGTTGCGGCCGCTTGCGACAGGCAACGAAGCGACGTTCGCCGAGCCGGAAGGCGCTGCGCCCTGGGCGACCGAAACGATCCGTGCCGCCAATTCCGAGCGCCATGTCGATCGCGACGAAAAGACCGGAATCGTCACGCTTTCCATAGCGGACGATTTCGGCGCGGTGCGCGATCTCGACCATGGCCTCGTCAATGGCAGCATCGCCCGCGAGACCTGGACGATCCATCCTGACAATCCATCGTCAGCCTCGGGGAAAACGCACTGGACGCAGACACTGTCGCGAAATGGATGGTCTGTGCGAACCGAGACATGGGCCGAGATGCGGTCGGACGCACAAAACTTCATCGTCAGCGCCAGAATCGAGGCCTATGAGGGTGAGAAAATCGTCTTCGAGCGCGATTTCGAGGAGAAAATTCCACGCGCGCTTGTTTGA
- a CDS encoding sigma-70 family RNA polymerase sigma factor, whose translation MTAATETDRALVDRVAKGDRAAVRLLFMRHHARVYRFVARQTGSEMMADDIANEVFLELWRQAPGFEGRSEVSTWLLGIARFKALSLLRKKKEDWIDDEAAAAVPDGADTPEVVTMKEDKAAALRRFIDALPEEHRTVIDLAYYHGQSVTEIGEVLGIPVATVKTRMFYARKKLGEALKAAGYDRGWP comes from the coding sequence ATGACGGCAGCGACGGAGACCGATCGCGCGCTTGTCGACCGGGTCGCGAAGGGCGACCGTGCCGCCGTGCGGCTCCTGTTCATGCGTCACCACGCGCGGGTCTACCGCTTCGTGGCGCGCCAGACGGGATCGGAAATGATGGCTGACGATATCGCGAACGAGGTGTTCCTCGAACTGTGGCGCCAGGCGCCGGGCTTCGAGGGGCGCTCCGAAGTCTCGACATGGCTGCTCGGCATCGCCCGGTTCAAGGCACTGTCGCTGCTGCGCAAGAAGAAGGAAGACTGGATCGACGACGAGGCGGCGGCCGCGGTACCCGATGGCGCCGACACGCCAGAGGTCGTCACCATGAAAGAGGACAAGGCCGCCGCCTTGCGCCGCTTCATCGACGCCTTGCCGGAAGAACACCGCACGGTGATCGACCTTGCCTATTATCACGGACAGTCTGTGACAGAGATCGGCGAGGTGCTTGGCATTCCGGTCGCGACCGTCAAGACCCGGATGTTCTACGCCCGCAAGAAACTCGGCGAGGCCCTCAAGGCCGCCGGTTACGACAGGGGGTGGCCATGA
- a CDS encoding ABC transporter ATP-binding protein gives MADSKAKPGVLLDIRNLRIEATVYPPGEAPKNIVLVHDVSLTLEKGKVLGLIGESGAGKSTIGLSSMGYGRGGVRITGGEVILNGRDILKGGKEGFRKLRGREVCYVAQSAAAAFNPAHRLMDQVVEATLLHGTATRAEAEKRAVALFKKLSLPNPETIGERFPHQVSGGQLQRVMTAMALCSEPDLIVFDEPTTALDVTTQIDVLAAIKDAIRDTHVAALYITHDLAVVAQVSDEIMVLRHGRLVEWGGTRQIIKEPRQEYTNALVSVHEIEHSEQKPGVTPFLSVKNVTAAYGGGQVKVLKNVSVDIYPGQTLAVVGESGSGKSTLARAITGLLPPEQGTVTFDGRPLANRLADRPKEDLRQLQMIYQMADVAMNPRQTVGTIIGRPLEFYFGMRGRERDKRVAELLDEIEMGKGFVDRYPAELSGGQKQRVCIARSLAAKPKLIICDEVTSALDPLVANGILKLLLHLQEHEKVAYLFITHDLATVKSIADSIAVMYRGEVVRYGSKSKVLTPPFDAYTDLLLSSVPEMEIGWLEKAIKGRRMASAGN, from the coding sequence ATGGCCGACAGCAAAGCGAAGCCCGGCGTGCTGCTCGATATCCGAAATCTGCGCATCGAGGCCACGGTCTACCCGCCCGGCGAGGCGCCGAAGAACATCGTGTTGGTGCACGATGTCTCGCTGACGCTGGAAAAAGGCAAGGTGCTTGGGCTGATCGGCGAATCCGGTGCCGGCAAGTCGACCATCGGCCTGTCCTCGATGGGCTATGGCCGCGGCGGCGTGCGCATCACCGGCGGTGAGGTGATCCTCAACGGCCGCGACATCCTGAAGGGCGGCAAGGAAGGTTTCCGCAAGCTGCGCGGCCGCGAGGTCTGCTACGTCGCGCAATCGGCGGCGGCTGCCTTCAACCCGGCGCACCGGCTGATGGACCAGGTGGTGGAAGCCACGCTGCTGCATGGCACAGCGACACGCGCCGAAGCCGAAAAGCGCGCCGTCGCGCTGTTCAAGAAACTCAGCCTGCCGAACCCGGAAACCATCGGCGAACGCTTTCCGCACCAGGTTTCTGGCGGCCAGTTGCAGCGCGTGATGACGGCGATGGCGCTGTGCTCGGAGCCGGACCTGATCGTCTTCGACGAGCCGACGACGGCGCTCGACGTGACGACGCAGATCGACGTTCTGGCGGCGATCAAGGACGCCATCCGAGACACCCATGTAGCGGCGCTCTACATCACCCACGACCTTGCCGTCGTCGCCCAGGTCTCGGACGAGATCATGGTGCTCCGCCACGGCCGTCTGGTCGAATGGGGCGGCACGAGGCAGATCATCAAGGAGCCGCGCCAGGAATACACCAACGCGCTGGTATCGGTGCATGAGATCGAGCACTCCGAGCAGAAGCCCGGCGTCACGCCGTTCCTGTCGGTGAAGAATGTCACCGCCGCCTATGGCGGCGGCCAGGTCAAGGTGCTGAAGAACGTCTCGGTCGACATCTACCCCGGCCAGACGCTGGCCGTGGTGGGCGAATCCGGCTCCGGCAAGTCGACGCTGGCGCGCGCCATCACCGGCCTTTTGCCGCCCGAGCAAGGCACCGTCACCTTCGATGGGCGCCCGCTTGCCAACCGGCTTGCCGACCGGCCAAAGGAGGATCTGCGCCAGTTGCAGATGATCTACCAGATGGCCGACGTGGCGATGAACCCGCGCCAGACCGTCGGCACCATCATCGGCCGGCCGCTGGAATTCTATTTCGGCATGCGCGGCAGGGAGCGTGACAAGCGCGTCGCCGAACTGCTCGACGAGATCGAAATGGGCAAAGGCTTTGTCGACCGCTATCCGGCCGAGCTTTCAGGCGGCCAGAAGCAGCGCGTCTGCATTGCCCGCTCGCTCGCCGCCAAGCCGAAGCTGATCATCTGCGATGAGGTGACCTCGGCGCTCGACCCGCTGGTGGCCAACGGCATCCTCAAGCTGCTGCTGCATCTGCAGGAGCATGAAAAGGTCGCCTATCTCTTCATCACCCACGACCTGGCGACGGTGAAGTCGATCGCCGATTCGATCGCGGTGATGTATCGCGGCGAAGTGGTCCGCTACGGCTCGAAGAGCAAGGTTCTGACACCGCCCTTCGACGCCTATACCGACCTTCTCCTGTCGTCGGTTCCGGAGATGGAAATCGGCTGGCTGGAAAAGGCGATCAAGGGGCGGCGCATGGCCAGCGCGGGGAACTAG
- a CDS encoding alkaline phosphatase family protein: MALKSKLLLIILDGVPYRNWRRLMGNLEGWVQSGEARVWKMRSVLPSTSACCYASIHTGVSPQVHGILSNENRFRVTQPDIFSEVSKAGGKTGAVTHSYWSEFFRSYPFDLVEDMEYDEPGGPITHGRFHTMTGYNARNQMTPSDVDLFATLTMLTKRHRIDYGILHTCTLDSMGHRFGHDCHEMDHAVYAMDGMLAAFLPGWIEAGYEVMVTADHGQTDRGHHGGHDDEMQDFALYYFGPAKGPEADTLLDQLQLAPTVLSRLGVPVPATMKAKSFLG; the protein is encoded by the coding sequence ATGGCGCTCAAATCCAAGCTTCTGCTGATCATCCTCGACGGCGTTCCCTATCGCAACTGGCGCCGGCTGATGGGCAATCTCGAAGGCTGGGTGCAGTCGGGGGAGGCGCGGGTCTGGAAAATGCGCTCGGTGCTGCCGTCGACCTCGGCCTGCTGCTATGCCTCGATCCACACCGGCGTGTCACCGCAGGTGCATGGCATCCTTTCCAACGAGAATCGGTTCCGCGTCACGCAGCCCGACATCTTCTCCGAAGTCAGCAAGGCCGGCGGCAAGACCGGCGCCGTGACCCACTCCTACTGGTCGGAATTCTTCCGCTCTTACCCGTTCGATCTGGTCGAGGACATGGAGTATGACGAGCCCGGCGGGCCGATCACGCATGGCCGCTTCCACACCATGACGGGCTACAACGCGCGCAACCAGATGACGCCGAGCGACGTCGACCTGTTCGCGACGCTGACCATGCTGACGAAGCGCCACCGCATCGACTACGGCATTCTGCACACCTGCACGCTGGATTCGATGGGCCACCGCTTCGGCCACGACTGCCACGAGATGGACCATGCCGTCTACGCGATGGACGGCATGCTGGCAGCCTTCCTGCCGGGCTGGATCGAAGCCGGCTACGAGGTCATGGTCACCGCCGACCACGGCCAGACCGATCGCGGCCACCATGGCGGCCACGACGACGAGATGCAGGATTTCGCGCTGTATTATTTCGGCCCCGCGAAAGGGCCCGAAGCCGACACGCTGCTCGACCAACTGCAGCTGGCGCCGACGGTGCTGAGCCGGCTCGGCGTGCCGGTGCCGGCGACGATGAAGGCGAAGTCTTTCTTGGGGTGA